A window of Natronococcus sp. CG52 genomic DNA:
ACGGACTAAAGAAGATCGTTCGTAACAACCACTTCCCCTTTATTTCTCGATTGACTCCGAGCGCAAGCAGGAGCGACCCGATGACGAGCAGCGGCACCGTGAGTGTGACGAAGTACGCGGTGTTCCACATCGCGGACCAGAACTGCGGGTCGGTCAAGAGCGACTGGTAGTTCTGAAACCCGATAAACTCCGATCGAGCTGGAGTCGTCGCGTTCCAGTCGTGAAAGCTCATGTACAGACCCAACAGCAACGGGCCGAAAAGAAATCCGCCGGCGATAACGAGGTACGGGAGCGCGAAACCGATGCCCGCAATCTGCTCGCGCGTTTCTCGCGACGTCGGATCGATACCGAGCACCCGCTCGTTCGTGCTCGACTCGTTGTCTGTTTGAGGCATAGTGGACACTACTCGAAGGTTTCCCGAATACCTTCCACGGCGTCGTCCAAGGCTTCTTCGGGGCTCAGATTGCCGCTTCGCATATCATCTATCGGTTGATACAGCTGCTGTTTGTAGGCGGTATTGTTCGGCGTCGCGGGCGGCGCTACGCCGCGACCATCGTCGATCATCGCGGTGAACGTTTCCAGCGTATCGCTCCACGTATCGCTCTCGCGGAGTTCGTCGCTTTCCAGGGCCTCCAAACTGGCCGGCATGTGTCCGGCTTCGTACCCCCAAGCGTCATTGTAGGTCTGAGTCAGCAGGCGGACCGTTTCGACCGCTTCCTCGTGACGTTCGGTATCTCGCTCCTCGTTCTTCGGTATGACCAGTACGTGGCTGGATTGGTTAGTGAACGTGGCCTCCGAATTCGGCATAACCGCCGGCTCGGTCATACCGAACTCGAAGTCGTTCCGGCGGGTGGGACTGACGTGCCACGTTCCGTTGATGTCCATTCCTAACTCGCCGGCGTTCCACGCGTCGTCTCCCACGTCGCCGTCCTCCGGCATCCATTCGCGCTCGTGAACCCAGTCGTGGAGTTCTTGCAGAACCGCGAGTCCCTCGTCGTTATCGAACGTCGGCTCGAAGTTTTCGTCCAGTTCCGGCGTCGGTTCACCCGCCAAGCTGGAGAGTGCCATCCGAAAGTTCATCGTTACGAGCCCCCCCTCGAAGATATTCACCGCCCAGTGGTCCGTATTTTCGGTGATGGCGTTTGCAGCCTCCTCGAACTCCTCGTAGTTGCTCGGCGGCTCCTCCGGATCGAGTCCCGCTTCCTCGAATATCTCCTTGTTATAGTACAGCCCGAGGGGTGGGTATCGAGGGGTGCGGCGAGTTGTTCTCCGTCGACGACGACGGCCTCCGCAACTTCATCGACGTACGGATCCGATCCGATTTCGTCGGTGAGCGGCGTAACCAGATCTTCGTACTCGCGGATCATATCCGCGTGGAGGACGGCCACATCCGGATACTCATCGCCCGTCAAGGACGTATAGAGGCGATCGTAGTACTCGCCGTGTGGAACGCGCTGCCGATTGATGTGGAGGTCATCGTGATCGTCGCTCTCGTTTATTTCGGTCACCATACCCTCCATAGCATCGCCGTCCCCGCCGGTGAAGAGCGTCCAGTACTCGACGCCGTCTTGCTGGCTGCCTCCCATGAGACCGGTACAGCCAGCGATCCCGGCCGCTCCGATAGCACCCGTGGTTTGCAGGAACCGCCGTCGGTTTACGGAGGTACCTCTACCGTCGCAACACCTGTTATTCAGTGTCATACACTGTTACTATTGACTTATCCCCCTATATATCTCCTTTGGTGTGAACGGCGCTCACGGGCGTTTGGCTGAAATTTTCAAGTAAGAGATAAAGTTACCGCAGGTGAATAGGGAAGATATGGATCGGAGACGATTCTTAGCGACGACCACGATCTTCGGCCTTACGGGATGCCTCGAGACGATCGCCGAAACGGAAACGTACGAAAACTCGGTGTTCGAACCCACGATGGCCGACCCGTCGATCATCCGGTACTCGGCGGACGACGGCGACGTCTTCTACGTCTACGGCACCGAAGACCACTGGTATCACGAGTCGGATCGACACGATACGCACGGACGACAGCTGATTCCGATCGCCAAATCCCGCGACCTCGTCGAGTGGGAGTACGTCGGCGAAGTGTTCGACACGAAACCCGACTGGAAGGAGGGCGGCGGCCTCTGGGCACCCGATATCGCCGAGTACAACGACCAGTTCTACCTGTACTACGCCTACTCGGAGTGGGGCGACGAGAATCCGGCGATCGGCGTCGCCACCGCCGATCACCCCGCGGGGCCGTTCGACGCCCGCGGCAAATTGTTCGACAGCGAGGAAATCGGCGTCGAGAACTCCATCGATCCGTTCTTCATGCTCGAAGACGGGACGCCGTACCTCTTCTGGGGGAGCTGGTACGGTATCTGGGGCGTCGAACTCTCCGACGATGGTCTCGAGGTCGCCGGTGAACCGTTCCGTATCGCCGCCGACGATCACTTCGAAGCGCCGTGGATCATCGAGCGCGACGGCTACTACTACTTCTTCGGCTCGAACGGCTCCTGTTGTGACGGGGGGAGAAGCACCTACCACGTCGTCGTCGGTCGCTCCGAATCCTTCGACGGTCCGTACGTGAACCGAAACGGCGATTCGATCGAGAACTACCCGGGAACGACGATTCTCGAGGGTGGCGAGGCGTTTCTCGGTCCGGGGCACAACGCGGTCATCCGAGACGACGACGGCGACGACTGGCTCGTGTACCACGCGTATCACGCCGACGACGTCTGGATCAACGACACGCCGCGTCGGGCGCTACTGATCGATCGAATCCGGTGGGAGGACGGCTGGCCGACGATCGAAGACGGCGTTCCGAGCGAGGAGGCCGGCGCGCCGGTCGTCGAACGCTGACGCCTCGAGTACCGATACTCGATCCCGCCCGTCGTTTCGAATCGGGAAATCGGGGCTACCAGTCGAATTGCGACGGCGAACACGGTACCTGTCCCGAACTATTCGCGCCTCCAGCAGTTCCGTTACGCTGCCGCTCCGCGTTCTGAGTCGACTTTGCGCGGATAACCCGATGACTCGGGTGGCATTCGATCCGCAGTAGCTCTGTATCTTATTAGGAAACAAAGCTGGGTGCGAGGTAACGGAAGGACAACGGGATTGGCCCAGCAGCGACCCGCCTTACACGACCGTGTCGTGGAGAAGACGGATCCGTCCCGCCAACCAATTACAGCCATATTATTGTAAATACCAGTCCACTTCCGGATCAGTCGGCTACCTACTGAGAACGAACAGATCAGCGCGTCAATCGAGCGACGAGACGGTGGTTACCACCGATTTTTCATCGCCTAGCCCTAATTTAGGGCGAATCGGACTCCGTTTCTCATTAAGACACGACCTATTTCGTACGAAGAGACGGCGGGTAAACGGCCACGAGAGCACCGCCGGTCGAATCGTGCGTAACGGAGACACTGCGCGGCGTGGGATCGATTCAGATCAAGGTCAGTCCTCGATCGAGATCAGTGGCGGACGATTCGGGACGAACTATCGATTTCGTTTGAGATCTCAAAACGCGCTGTATCCGTTCTCGTAGGGCTTGATTTCGGGCGATTTACCTTCGATTTCCTGAACGTGCGCCGCGAGCCGATCGCGAAGGTCGTCGGCGACGGTCCGGAAATCCGGCCGGCCGACGAGGTTGACCTGCTCGTGAGGATCCCGTGCGAGGTCGTAGAGGTAGCGTTCGACGTAGACGTCGCTCGATTTTTCGGCGCTGCCGCCGCGCCATCCCGTCGGTGACGAGGCGGCGACGGCGTACTTCCACCGATCGGTTCGGAGCGCCCGGCCGACCTGCGACTCGCTGACCTGGATGAACGCCTCGCCGTCGGTATCGGGAGCGTCTCCGCGGACGATCGGCAGGAAACTTTCGCCGTGCATCTCGTCGGGAACGGCGATATCCGCGGCGTCGAGCAGGGTCGGTGGGAGATCGACGAGACTCGTCGGTCGATCGACGTCGGACCCGTCGTCGAAGCCGGGACCGGCGAGGACCGCAGGCACCCGGACGGCGGACTCGTGAGGAGTGCGCTTGTACTCGCCCGGACGCGTCCGGAAGTGACAGCCGTGGTCGGACGTGTACGCGACGATCGTCCGATCCCGTACGCCGCGGTCGGATAGCGCACCTAGGAGGTCGTCGACGCACTCGTCGATCCGCCTGACCATCCCGTAGTAGTCCGGCAGTTCCTCGTACCAGTCGCCGGGTCGGTCCTGTAGGTCCTCAGGAATGTACGGCCGCTTCTCGTACGGTTCCGCGTACCCGTCCGGCGCGACGTAGGTCCACATATCGTTCTGATTGTGGGGTTCGACGTACGCGACCACGAGGAAGAACGGCTCCGACAGGGATTCGATCGCCTCGCGCGCGTACTCGGTGAAGGCGTCCGCGCGATACTGCTCGAACTCGACGGATTCTCCGTCGGCATCGAACAGGCGACCTTCCGTGGGGTGTGAGGTGAACTCCGGGACGTCCGCGGCGATCCAGAAGTCCTCGTACCCGCCGCGACGCTCCTCGGGCACGGGACTGTCGAAGGTGCCGGCGACGTGCCAGTTCCCGACGTATCCGACATCGTAGCCGGCGCCCTTGAACCGCTGAGAGAGGCCCAACTCGTCGGACGAGAGCCCCATCGTGTCACGCCACGCGTCAACTTCGCTCGCGTACTTTCCGCTCTGGAACGTCGCCCGGAACGGCCCGCAGAGCGGTTGCGGCGTAATCGCCTGTGTCAGGACGGTGCCCTGCCTCGCGAGCGTATCGATCGCGGGAGTGAGATCCAACGGACACCCGTAGACGCCAACCGTGTCCCAGCGCTGCTGATCGGTCATCACCGCGATGACGTTCGGCCGGTCGTGGTCGTCGTCGGTCATTACTCCCTGTCGCCCTCCCGGGGCCTTATATTTACCCTCATTCCTGACGGGGGATCGGTTCGAACGCGGCTTATTCGTGGTTCGTGAACGCTCGACCGACGCGCTCGAGTGAAGAATTACAGATGTACATCTGTAATAGACTACCGATCGCGGAAGAACGCGTTTTGGATCGAACTGACGGTGCTGCCGACGATGCTCGCGAAGTCGGTGCTCGCGTCCTTCTCCTTCATTCGGGTGGCCGGTCCGGAGACGGTGACCGCCCCGATCGCTCGACCGTCCGGATTCGTGATGGGATAGGCGATACAGTGTCGATCTTCGCGGTACTCGCCCCGATCGTAGGCCATCCGACGATCCCGGGTCAGTTGGAGCTCGTCCTCGAACGCATCCCGGTCCGTCACGGTGTTTTCGGTCAGCTTCGACAGTCCGCGGTGGTCGAGGATGCGCTCGCGCTCTTCGAGAGGCGTGTACGAGAGAATGGCCTTTCCACCTGCGGTCGCGTGCATCGGGAGACGATCACCGACTCTCGCCGCCGTCTCCGGCCGTTTTTGCTCGCTCTCGCGGTTGATGTAGATTCCGTACCCGTGTTCCGGAACCATCAGGCTCGCGATTTCGCCGGTCGCCGACGCGAGATTCTCGAGCGGTCGCGCCGCCGCGTCGGAGATCGGGAGGCGAGTGCGGGCGCTCGTGCCGAGTCCGAGAAAGCTCACGCTCAACCGGTAGGCGCGTCCGTCTTTGACGACGTAATTGAGTCGTCGAAGCGTGTTGAGGTGTTTGTGAACCGTTCCCTTCGCGAGGTCGAGTTCGTCGGCCAGTTCGCTTACTCCCGCGGCGTCACGGTCCTTGAGCGCCTCGATCACGCGAAAGCTCGTAACCGTCGTCGACGCGGTCGGGCCGCCATCTTCCGCCGCCGGAATATCCATCGAGCCCATACACGGGTAGCCGTAGGCCACCTACAAATAACTTGTTCACACACCATGAACGCGGTATCGGGCCCGCCGAACGAT
This region includes:
- a CDS encoding type 2 periplasmic-binding domain-containing protein, producing the protein MFEEAGLDPEEPPSNYEEFEEAANAITENTDHWAVNIFEGGLVTMNFRMALSSLAGEPTPELDENFEPTFDNDEGLAVLQELHDWVHEREWMPEDGDVGDDAWNAGELGMDINGTWHVSPTRRNDFEFGMTEPAVMPNSEATFTNQSSHVLVIPKNEERDTERHEEAVETVRLLTQTYNDAWGYEAGHMPASLEALESDELRESDTWSDTLETFTAMIDDGRGVAPPATPNNTAYKQQLYQPIDDMRSGNLSPEEALDDAVEGIRETFE
- a CDS encoding twin-arginine translocation signal domain-containing protein is translated as MTLNNRCCDGRGTSVNRRRFLQTTGAIGAAGIAGCTGLMGGSQQDGVEYWTLFTGGDGDAMEGMVTEINESDDHDDLHINRQRVPHGEYYDRLYTSLTGDEYPDVAVLHADMIREYEDLVTPLTDEIGSDPYVDEVAEAVVVDGEQLAAPLDTHPSGCTITRRYSRKRDSIRRSRRATTRSSRRLQTPSPKIRTTGR
- a CDS encoding family 43 glycosylhydrolase, with the translated sequence MDRRRFLATTTIFGLTGCLETIAETETYENSVFEPTMADPSIIRYSADDGDVFYVYGTEDHWYHESDRHDTHGRQLIPIAKSRDLVEWEYVGEVFDTKPDWKEGGGLWAPDIAEYNDQFYLYYAYSEWGDENPAIGVATADHPAGPFDARGKLFDSEEIGVENSIDPFFMLEDGTPYLFWGSWYGIWGVELSDDGLEVAGEPFRIAADDHFEAPWIIERDGYYYFFGSNGSCCDGGRSTYHVVVGRSESFDGPYVNRNGDSIENYPGTTILEGGEAFLGPGHNAVIRDDDGDDWLVYHAYHADDVWINDTPRRALLIDRIRWEDGWPTIEDGVPSEEAGAPVVER
- a CDS encoding sulfatase-like hydrolase/transferase — its product is MTDDDHDRPNVIAVMTDQQRWDTVGVYGCPLDLTPAIDTLARQGTVLTQAITPQPLCGPFRATFQSGKYASEVDAWRDTMGLSSDELGLSQRFKGAGYDVGYVGNWHVAGTFDSPVPEERRGGYEDFWIAADVPEFTSHPTEGRLFDADGESVEFEQYRADAFTEYAREAIESLSEPFFLVVAYVEPHNQNDMWTYVAPDGYAEPYEKRPYIPEDLQDRPGDWYEELPDYYGMVRRIDECVDDLLGALSDRGVRDRTIVAYTSDHGCHFRTRPGEYKRTPHESAVRVPAVLAGPGFDDGSDVDRPTSLVDLPPTLLDAADIAVPDEMHGESFLPIVRGDAPDTDGEAFIQVSESQVGRALRTDRWKYAVAASSPTGWRGGSAEKSSDVYVERYLYDLARDPHEQVNLVGRPDFRTVADDLRDRLAAHVQEIEGKSPEIKPYENGYSAF
- a CDS encoding IclR family transcriptional regulator, giving the protein MGSMDIPAAEDGGPTASTTVTSFRVIEALKDRDAAGVSELADELDLAKGTVHKHLNTLRRLNYVVKDGRAYRLSVSFLGLGTSARTRLPISDAAARPLENLASATGEIASLMVPEHGYGIYINRESEQKRPETAARVGDRLPMHATAGGKAILSYTPLEERERILDHRGLSKLTENTVTDRDAFEDELQLTRDRRMAYDRGEYREDRHCIAYPITNPDGRAIGAVTVSGPATRMKEKDASTDFASIVGSTVSSIQNAFFRDR